The Chlorocebus sabaeus isolate Y175 chromosome 16, mChlSab1.0.hap1, whole genome shotgun sequence genome window below encodes:
- the CHD3 gene encoding chromodomain-helicase-DNA-binding protein 3 isoform X7, whose protein sequence is MKEADTVILWARSKNDQLRISFPPGLCWGDRMPDKDDIRLLPSALGVKKRKRGPKKQKENKPGKPRKRKKRDSEEEFGSERDEYREKSESGGSEYGTGPGRKRRRKHREKKEKKTKRRKKGEGDGGQKQVEQKSSATLLLTWGLEDVEHVFSEEDYHTLTNYKAFSQFMRPLIAKKNPKIPMSKMMTILGAKWREFSANNPFKGSAAAVAAAAAAAAAAVAEQVSAAVSSATPIAPSGPPALPPPPAADIQPPPIRRAKTKEGKGPGHKRRSKSPRVPDGRKKLRGKKMAPLKIKLGLLGGKRKKGGSYVFQSDEGPEPEAEESDLDSGSVHSASGRPDGPVRTKKLKRGRPGRKKKKVLGCPAVAGEEEVDGYETDHQDYCEVCQQGGEIILCDTCPRAYHLVCLDPELDRAPEGKWSCPHCEKEGVQWEAKEEEEEYDEEGEEEGEKEEEDDHMEYCRVCKDGGELLCCDACISSYHIHCLNPPLPDIPNGEWLCPRCTCPVLKGRVQKILHWRWGEPPVAVPAPQQADGNPDVPAPRPLQGRSEREFFVKWVGLSYWHCSWAKELQLEIFHLVMYRNYQRKNDMDEPPPLDYGSGEDDGKSDKRKVKDPHYAEMEEKYYRFGIKPEWMTVHRIINHSVDKKGNYHYLVKWRDLPYDQSTWEEDEMNIPEYEEHKQSYWRHRELIMGEDPAQPRKYKKKKKELQGDGPPSSPTNDPTVKYETQPRFITATGGTLHMYQLEGLNWLRFSWAQGTDTILADEMGLGKTIQTIVFLYSLYKEGHTKGPFLVSAPLSTIINWEREFQMWAPKFYVVTYTGDKDSRAIIRENEFSFEDNAIKGGKKAFKMKREAQVKFHVLLTSYELITIDQAALGSIRWACLVVDEAHRLKNNQSKFFRVLNGYKIDHKLLLTGTPLQNNLEELFHLLNFLTPERFNNLEGFLEEFADISKEDQIKKLHDLLGPHMLRRLKADVFKNMPAKTELIVRVELSPMQKKYYKYILTRNFEALNSRGGGNQVSLLNIMMDLKKCCNHPYLFPVAAMESPKLPSGAYEGGALIKSSGKLMLLQKMLRKLKEQGHRVLIFSQMTKMLDLLEDFLDYEGYKYERIDGGITGALRQEAIDRFNAPGAQQFCFLLSTRAGGLGINLATADTVIIFDSDWNPHNDIQAFSRAHRIGQANKVMIYRFVTRASVEERITQVAKRKMMLTHLVVRPGLGSKAGSMSKQELDDILKFGTEELFKDENEGENKEEDSSVIHYDNEAIARLLDRNQDATEDTDVQNMNEYLSSFKVAQYVVREEDKIEEIEREIIKQEENVDPDYWEKLLRHHYEQQQEDLARNLGKGKRVRKQVNYNDAAQEDQDNQSEYSVGSEEEDEDFDERPEGRRQSKRQLRNEKDKPLPPLLARVGGNIEVLGFNTRQRKAFLNAVMRWGMPPQDAFTTQWLVRDLRGKTEKEFKAYVSLFMRHLCEPGADGSETFADGVPREGLSRQQVLTRIGVMSLVKKKVQEFEHINGRWSMPELMPDPSADSKRSSRASSPTKTSPTTPEASATNSPCTSKPATPAPSEKGEGIRTPLEKEEAENQEEKPEKNSRIGEKMDTEVDAPSPAPSLGERLEPRKIPLEDEVPGVPGEMELEPGYRGDREKSATESTPGERGEEKPMDGQEHRERPEGETGDLGKRAEDVKGDRELRPGPRDEPRSNGRREEKTEKPRFMFNIADGGFTELHTLWQNEERAAISSGKLNEIWHRRHDYWLLAGIVLHGYARWQDIQNDAQFAIINEPFKTEANKGNFLEMKNKFLARRFKLLEQALVIEEQLRRAAYLNLSQEPAHPAMALHARFAEAECLAESHQHLSKESLAGNKPANAVLHKGKGRGGPARGRAHNAASEPAGGVAERHEGGRDPPASHAIPNTPHRSPPSDVRAQHPQPAGQQGHGASPHTGLPPGSLRYTSGVRGSLQRRTRRGPGRRRRQLQPDACRVLHHSRHQRPSSAGEEGEGNGGGIGVRRAGSEGAPSRGGDLYRRLTGSQACPSPRPRPRGRPPAQVLGPAASPPPSPPLGPSLG, encoded by the exons ATGAAGGAGGCAGACACTGTGATCCTGTGGGCAAGAAGTAAAAATGACCAGCTGAGGATTTCTTTTCCTCCAGGACTGTGTTGGGGTGACAGGATGCCTG ATAAGGATGACATTCGGCTGCTGCCTTCAGCATTGGGTGTGAAGAAGAGAAAACGAGGACCCAAGAAGCAGAAGGAGAACAAGCCAGGAAAACCCCGAAAACGCAAGAAGCGT gaCAGTGAGGAGGAATTTGGTTCTGAGCGAGATGAGTACCGGGAGAAGTCAGAGAGTGGGGGCAGTGAATATGGAACCGGACCAGGTCGGAAACGAAGAAGGAAGCACcgagaaaaaaaggagaagaagacaAAGCGGCGGAAAAAGGGGGAGGGAGATGGGGGGCAAAAG CAAGTGGAACAGAAGTCATCAGCAACTCTGCTTCTGACCTGGGGCCTGGAGGATGTGGAGCATGTGTTCTCTGAGGAGGATTACCACACACTCACCAACTACAAAGCCTTCAGCCAGTTCATGAG GCCCCTGATTGCTAAGAAGAATCCTAAGATCCCAATGTCTAAGATGATGACCATCCTTGGGGCCAAATGGAGAGAGTTCAGCGCCAACAACCCCTTCAAGGGGTCAGCAGCTGCTGtggcggcggcagcggcagcagcagcagcagctgtagCTGAGCAGGTGTCAGCTGCTGTCTCATCGGCCACCCCCATAGCACCCTCCGGACCCCCCGCCCTTCCACCACCCCCTGCTGCTGATATCCAGCCCCCACCCATCCGAAGAGCCAAAACCAAAGAGGGCAAAG GTCCAGGCCATAAGAGGCGGAGTAAGAGCCCCCGAGTGCCTGATGGACGCAAGAAGCTTCGGGGAAAGAAAATGGCACCGCTCAAAATAAAACTAGGGCTGCTGGGtggcaagaggaagaaaggaggctcG TATGTTTTTCAGAGTGACGAAGGTCCTGAACCAGAGGCTGAGGAGTCAGACCTGGACAGTGGCAGTGTCCACAGTGCCTCAGGCCGGCCTGATGGCCCTGTCCGCACCAAGAAACTAAAGAGAGGCCGgccaggaaggaagaagaagaagg TCCTGGGCTGTCCTGCAGTGgccggggaggaggaggttgaTGGCTACGAGACGGATCACCAGGATTACTGTGAGGTGTGCCAGCAGGGTGGGGAAATTATTCTGTGTGACACCTGCCCTCGTGCCTACCACCTCGTCTGCCTTGATCCTGAGCTTGACCGGGCTCCCGAGGGCAAATGGAGCTGCCCTCACTGT GAGAAGGAGGGGGTCcagtgggaggccaaggaggaagaggaggaatacgatgaggagggagaggaggaaggggagaaggaggaggaggatgatcaCATGGAGTACTGCCGCGTGTGCAAGGACGGCGGGGAGCTGCTGTGCTGTGACGCGTGCATCTCTTCCTACCACATTCATTGTCTAAACCCTCCCCTGCCTGACATTCCCAATGGTGAATGGCTGTGTCCCCGATGCACA TGCCCTGTGCTGAAGGGTCGAGTGCAGAAGATCCTGCATTGGCGGTGGGGGGAGCCGCCTGTAGCAGTGCCAGCCCCTCAACAGGCAGACGGGAATCCAGATGTCCCAGCCCCGCGTCCTCTTCAAGGCAGATCAGAGCGAGAGTTCTTTGTCAAGTGGGTGGGACTATCCTACTGGCACTGCTCCTGGGCCAAGGAGCTTCAG CTGGAAATCTTCCATTTGGTTATGTACCGAAACTACCAGCGGAAGAATGACATGGATGAGCCCCCGCCCCTGGACTATGGCTCCGGCGAGGATGATGGGAAGAGTGACAAGCGTAAAGTGAAAGACCCACACTATGCTGAGATGGAGGAGAAGTACTATCGTTTTGGCATCAAGCCAGAGTGGATGACTGTCCACCGTATCATCAACCACAG TGTGGATAAAAAGGGGAATTACCACTATCTAGTAAAATGGAGGGACTTGCCATATGACCAGTCCACGTGGGAGGAAGATGAAATGAATATCCCTGAATATGAAGAACATAAGCAAAGCTACTGGAGACACCG AGAACTAATTATGGGGGAAGACCCTGCCCAGCCCCGGAagtataagaagaagaagaaggagctACAGGGTGATGGGCCTCCCAGTTCTCCCACTAATGAT CCTACCGTGAAATATGAGACTCAGCCACGGTTTATCACAGCCACTGGAGGCACCCTGCACATGTACCAGCTGGAAGGGCTGAACTGGCTGCGCTTCTCCTGGGCCCAGGGCACTGATACCATTCTAGCTGATGAGATGGGGCTGGGCAAGACCATACAAACTATTGTCTTCCTCTACTCACTCTATAAGGAG GGCCACACAAAAGGTCCCTTCCTGGTGAGTGCCCCACTCTCTACCATCATTAACTGGGAGCGGGAGTTCCAGATGTGGGCACCCAAATTCTATGTGGTGACATACACGGGTGACAAGGATAGCCGGGCCATCATTCGTGAGAATGAATTCTCCTTTGAGGACAATGCCATCAAAGGGGGCAAGAAAGCTTTTAAGATGAAG AGGGAGGCACAGGTGAAGTTCCACGTTCTCCTGACATCGTATGAGCTGATCACCATTGATCAGGCAGCACTCGGTTCTATCCGCTGGGCCTGTCTTGTGGTAGATGAGGCCCATCGACTCAAGAACAACCAGTCCAAG TTTTTCAGGGTTCTCAATGGTTACAAGATAGATCATAAGTTGCTGCTGACAGGAACCCCATTGCAGAATAATCTGGAGGAGCTCTTCCATCTCCTGAACTTCCTCACCCCAGAGAGATTTAA CAACttggagggcttcctggaggaattTGCTGACATATCCAAAGAGGACCAGATCAAGAAACTGCATGATTTGCTGGGGCCACATATGCTACGGAGGCTCAAGGCAGATGTCTTTAAGAACATGCCAGCCAAGACAGAGCTCATCGTTCGAGTGGAGCTAAGCCCCATGCAGAA GAAATACTACAAGTACATCCTGACTCGAAATTTTGAGGCCTTGAATTCACGAGGTGGTGGGAACCAGGTGTCGCTGCTTAATATCATGATGGATCTTAAGAAGTGCTGCAACCATCCATACCTTTTTCCCGTGGCTGCTATG GAATCCCCCAAACTCCCCAGTGGGGCTTATGAGGGTGGGGCACTTATTAAGTCATCTGGGAAGCTCATGCTGCTCCAGAAGATGCTGCGAAAGCTGAAGGAGCAAGGACACCGAGTACTCATCTTCTCGCAG ATGACCAAAATGTTAGACTTGCTTGAGGACTTCTTAGACTATGAAGGCTACAAGTATGAACGCATCGATGGTGGCATCACTGGTGCCCTGAGGCAGGAGGCCATCGATCGGTTTAATG CTCCTGGAGCCCAACAATTCTGCTTCCTCCTGTCCACCCGAGCTGGAGGCCTGGGCATCAATCTGGCCACTGCTGACACTGTCATCATCTTTGATTCTGACTGGAACCCCCATAATGACATTCAG GCCTTTAGCCGGGCTCATCGGATTGGCCAGGCCAACAAAGTGATGATTTACCGGTTTGTGACTCGTGCGTCAGTGGAAGAGCGAATCACACAAGTGGCCAAAAGAAAGATGATGCTGACACACCTGGTTGTGCGGCCTGGGCTGGGCTCCAAGGCAGGCTCCATGTCTAAGCAGGAGCTTGACGACATTCTCAAATTTGGCACTGAAGAGCTGTTCAAGGATGAAAACGAGG GGGAGAACAAGGAGGAAGACAGCAGTGTGATTCATTATGACAATGAGGCCATCGCTCGGCTGTTGGACCGGAACCAGGATGCAACTGAGGACACTGACGTGCAGAACATGAATGAGTATCTCAGCTCCTTCAAAGTGGCACAGTACGTCGTGCGGGAAGAAGACAAG ATTGAGGAAATTGAGCGAGAGATCATCAAGCAGGAGGAGAATGTGGACCCTGACTACTGGGAGAAGCTGCTGAGGCATCACTATGAGCAACAGCAGGAAGACCTAGCCCGGAATCTAGGCAAGGGCAAGCGGGTTCGCAAGCAAGTTAACTACAATGATGCTGCTCAGGAAGACCAAG ACAACCAGTCAGAGTACTCGGTGGGTtcagaggaggaggatgaagactTCGATGAACGTCCTGAAG GGCGTAGACAGTCAAAGAGGCAGCTCCGGAATGAGAAAGATAAGCCACTGCCTCCACTGCTGGCCCGAGTCGGGGGCAACATTGAG GTGCTAGGCTTCAATACCCGTCAGCGGAAGGCTTTCCTCAATGCCGTGATGCGCTGGGGGATGCCACCACAGGATGCCTTCACCACACAGTGGCTGGTGCGGGACCTGAGGGGCAAGACTGAGAAGGAGTTTAA GGCCTATGTATCTTTGTTCATGCGCCATCTGTGTGAGCCTGGGGCAGACGGCTCTGAAACCTTTGCCGATGGGGTCCCTCGGGAGGGACTGAGTCGCCAGCAGGTGCTGACCCGCATTGGAGTCATGTCTCTCGTCAAGAAGAAG GTGCAGGAATTTGAGCACATCAATGGGCGTTGGTCAATGCCAGAACTGATGCCCGACCCCAGTGCTGACTCTAAGCGCTCCTCCAGAGCCTCCTCTCCTACCAAAACGTCTCCCACCACTCCTGAGGCTTCTGCTACCAACAGTCCCTGCACCTCTAAACCTG CTACTCCAGCTCCAAGTGAGAAAGGAGAAGGCATAAGGACTCCTCTTGAGAAGGAGGAAGCTGAAAACCAGGAGGAAAAGCCAGAGAAGAACAGCAGAATTGGGGAGAAGATGGACACAGAG GTTGatgcccccagcccagccccatcaCTCGGGGAGCGGCTGGAGCCAAGGAAGATTCCTCTAGAGGATGAGGTGCCAGGGGTACCTGGAGAGATGGAGCTTGAACCTGGGTACCGTGGGGACAGAGAGAAGTCAG CCACAGAGTCGACGCCAGGAGAAAGGGGGGAGGAGAAGCCGATGGATGGACAGGAACACAGGGAGAGGCCGGAGGGGGAAACAGGGGATTTGGGCAAGAGAG CAGAAGATGTAAAAGGTGACCGGGAGCTTCGACCAGGGCCTCGAGATGAGCCACGGTCCAATGGGCGACgagaggaaaagacagagaagcCCCGGTTCATGTTCAATATCGCAGATGGTGGCTTCACAG AGCTTCACACACTGTGGCAGAATGAGGAACGGGCAGCTATTTCCTCGGGCAAACTCAATGAGATCTGGCACAGAAGACACGACTACTGGCTTCTGGCTGGGATTGTCCT CCATGGCTATGCACGGTGGCAGGACATCCAGAATGATGCTCAATTTGCCATTATCAACGAGCCATTTAAAACTGAAGCCAATAAGGGGAACTTTCTGGAGATGAAAAATAAGTTCCTGGCCCGGAGGTTCAAG CTCCTGGAGCAGGCGCTGGTGATTGAGGAGCAGCTGCGGCGGGCGGCCTACCTGAACCTGTCACAGGAGCCGGCGCACCCCGCCATGGCCCTCCACGCCCGCTTCGCCGAGGCCGAGTGCCTGGCCGAGAGCCACCAGCACCTCTCCAAGGAGTCGCTGGCGGGGAACAAGCCGGCCAACGCCGTCCTGCACAAGGGTAAGGGCCGCGGCGGCCCCGCGCGGGGGAGGGCCCACAACGCTGC TTCTGAACCAGCTGGAGGAGTTGCTGAGCGACATGAAGGCGGACGTGACCCGCCTGCCAGCCACGCTATCCCGAATACCCCCCATCGCAGCCCGCCTTCAGATGTCCGAGCGCAGCATCCTCAGCCGGCTGGCCAGCAAGGGCACGGAGCCTCACCCCACACCG GCCTTCCCCCCGGGTCCCTACGCTACACCTCCGGGGTACGGGGCAGCCTTCAGCGCCGCACCCGTAGGGGCCCTGGCCGCCGCAGGCGCCAATTACAGCCAGATGCCTGCAGGGTCCTTCATCACAG CCGCCACCAACGGCCCTCCAGTGCTggtgaagaaggagaaggaaatggTGGGGGCATTGGTGTCAGACGGGCTGGATCGGAAGGAGCCCCGAGCCGGGGAGGTGATCTGTATAGACGACTGACTGGATCCCAGGCCTGCCCTTCACCCAGGCCCCGTCCCCGAGGCCGACCCCCAGCTCAAGTGCTGGGGCCTGCTGCCAGCCCTCCACCTTCCCCACCCCTTGGGCCATCACTGGGCTAG